The following proteins come from a genomic window of Hymenobacter canadensis:
- a CDS encoding TVP38/TMEM64 family protein: MPESSAPRRGTHWPLYLSLSFMVALVAAYFFWPAFQQAAQEGFRVLKSGEQRQIADWMAQFGNWGPVVLVGLMVVQMFLFVVNVVALILVAILAYGPWWGSLLALAGIVAASTVGYGLGRALGESFVSRLLGRSTEKKVIGIVHGYGVWAIIIARLSPALSDDAISFVAGVARMGYWKFMAATVAGVVPLIALLAYLGEESNRLKTGLLWVSAVSLLLFGGYVWWDRRQQKSH; the protein is encoded by the coding sequence ATGCCCGAGTCTTCTGCGCCGCGCCGCGGCACCCACTGGCCCCTCTATCTTTCGTTGAGTTTCATGGTGGCCCTGGTGGCCGCCTATTTTTTCTGGCCGGCCTTTCAGCAAGCCGCCCAGGAAGGTTTTCGGGTGCTGAAAAGCGGCGAGCAACGGCAGATTGCCGATTGGATGGCCCAGTTCGGCAACTGGGGCCCGGTGGTGCTGGTGGGGCTGATGGTGGTGCAGATGTTTTTGTTTGTGGTGAACGTGGTAGCCCTGATTTTGGTGGCCATCCTGGCGTACGGGCCGTGGTGGGGCTCGCTGCTGGCGCTGGCCGGCATTGTGGCCGCCTCCACGGTGGGCTACGGGCTGGGCCGCGCCCTCGGCGAGTCGTTTGTGAGCCGCCTGTTGGGCCGCTCCACCGAGAAGAAGGTCATCGGCATCGTGCACGGCTACGGGGTGTGGGCCATCATCATTGCTCGCCTCTCCCCGGCCCTCTCCGACGACGCCATCAGCTTTGTGGCGGGGGTGGCGCGCATGGGTTACTGGAAATTTATGGCCGCCACCGTGGCCGGCGTAGTACCCCTGATTGCGCTGCTGGCCTACCTCGGCGAAGAAAGCAACCGCCTGAAAACCGGCCTGCTATGGGTTTCCGCAGTGAGCCTGCTGCTGTTCGGCGGGTACGTATGGTGGGACCGCCGCCAACAAAAATCCCACTAA
- a CDS encoding alpha/beta fold hydrolase: MDLNYIRRGAGRPLLLVHGIGGSWRSWNTVIDALAAERDVVAVDLPGHGETPALVGENSIRTFADALTSFLTRHGLLGIDAVGSSMGARLVLELARRGGVVGAVVSLDPGGFWQGWEVPFFYHSVSASVKLVKALQPVMPMLAGSAVGRTVLLPQFSARPWAVDARQAQEEMRTFANTPVFEELLDQLAHGEKQQAAPKGSISEPLVIGWGRQDRVCLPSQAKLALAKFPDARLYWFDNCGHFPQWDQPAETIKLILAATSGHGLPEAFAADQRQLQTSQPKVPTAAVVGSTLALLAGGVWLLASRRK; this comes from the coding sequence ATGGATCTGAACTACATCCGGCGCGGAGCCGGCCGGCCGCTGCTGCTGGTACACGGTATCGGGGGGAGCTGGCGCTCCTGGAACACCGTCATCGACGCCCTGGCCGCCGAGCGCGACGTTGTGGCCGTCGACCTGCCCGGCCACGGCGAAACGCCCGCGCTTGTCGGCGAAAACTCCATCCGCACCTTCGCCGACGCCCTCACGTCCTTCCTGACCCGCCACGGCCTGCTCGGGATTGATGCGGTGGGCAGTTCCATGGGGGCCCGCCTCGTGCTGGAACTGGCCCGGCGCGGCGGCGTAGTAGGGGCGGTGGTGTCGCTGGATCCCGGCGGCTTCTGGCAGGGCTGGGAAGTTCCGTTTTTCTATCACTCCGTGTCGGCTTCGGTGAAGCTGGTGAAGGCGCTGCAGCCCGTAATGCCGATGCTGGCCGGCTCGGCTGTGGGCCGCACCGTGCTGCTGCCCCAGTTTTCGGCCCGGCCCTGGGCCGTGGATGCCCGGCAGGCTCAGGAGGAGATGCGCACCTTCGCCAACACGCCCGTCTTCGAGGAGCTGCTCGATCAGCTGGCCCATGGCGAAAAGCAGCAGGCCGCCCCCAAAGGCAGTATTTCGGAGCCGCTGGTGATTGGCTGGGGCCGGCAGGACCGGGTGTGCTTGCCCAGCCAGGCCAAGCTGGCGCTGGCCAAGTTCCCGGATGCCCGCCTGTACTGGTTCGACAACTGCGGCCACTTTCCGCAGTGGGACCAGCCCGCCGAAACCATCAAACTCATTCTGGCCGCCACCAGCGGCCACGGCCTGCCCGAGGCTTTTGCTGCCGACCAGCGGCAGCTGCAGACCTCGCAGCCGAAAGTGCCTACCGCCGCCGTGGTAGGCAGTACTCTGGCGCTGCTGGCCGGCGGTGTATGGTTGCTGGCTTCGCGGCGCAAGTAG
- a CDS encoding PAS domain-containing sensor histidine kinase: protein MNTNDDHDLPPPQTAQQALLALRERAEKRRYLVTQAVTDKSPDDMQRLVQELQTHQIELEMQYEELLLAQAEAESARAEFVNLYDFAPVGYLTLDALGCIRQLNLRAAQQLGSIRQRLLGRRLALFVAESDRAACADFLQQLGQSSDQRHTCELDMRRQDGSPWFGLLEGSQVSFTDHEPRYHVALLDVTERRATRDALAASETRFRRLFEQSADAVLLVRNLHIVDCNQAALHMVGASTKEQLLRQPVTYLVPELQPDGQLSADVLERHHQTLRRQGISRFEWYRYSLQGEGMWLETTLTNINVSGEQLMQVVWRNITEQRAAREQLRAEKEYTKSLLDNSLDAVVALDCEGTITAWNREAERYSGQAEAQVLGCNLFVLFPQFGERGRAMLRQVLETGERAMQANLPYAHRPGHYDAYMVPLRGPEHSTITGLLLVIRDITERNRLQEETTRLQLTRQQEVLSAILATQEAERKRIAEALHNGVGQLLYATKLHLLRSTDATRDKSLTLLEDAIRMTRTISFELTPGILEDFGLAYALGELVRRIPEASLKASLHVSGLEVPLPKLLEVAVYRMVQELFNNIIRHAGAQEAFIHVVREGDQLSISVEDNGHGFNPEPRPDALPGIGLPGIRSRVGLLGGTLHIASRPGQGTIITIELPVR from the coding sequence ATGAACACCAACGACGACCACGACCTTCCGCCTCCCCAGACCGCGCAGCAGGCACTGCTGGCTCTGCGCGAGCGGGCCGAAAAGCGCCGCTACCTCGTTACGCAGGCCGTCACCGACAAAAGCCCCGACGACATGCAGCGACTGGTGCAGGAGCTGCAAACCCACCAGATAGAGCTGGAAATGCAGTACGAGGAGCTGCTGCTGGCCCAGGCCGAAGCAGAAAGCGCCCGCGCCGAGTTCGTCAACCTCTACGACTTTGCCCCCGTCGGCTACCTCACGCTGGATGCGCTCGGCTGCATCCGGCAGCTCAACCTGCGGGCGGCCCAGCAGCTGGGCAGCATCCGGCAGCGGCTGCTGGGGCGGCGGCTGGCGCTGTTTGTGGCCGAATCCGACCGGGCCGCCTGCGCCGATTTTCTGCAGCAGCTGGGCCAGTCGTCGGACCAGCGCCATACCTGCGAGCTGGACATGCGCCGGCAAGACGGCAGCCCGTGGTTTGGACTGCTCGAAGGCAGTCAGGTTTCCTTCACGGACCACGAGCCGCGCTACCATGTGGCCCTGCTCGACGTGACGGAGCGCCGCGCCACCCGCGACGCGCTGGCCGCGAGTGAGACCCGGTTCCGGCGCCTGTTCGAGCAGAGCGCCGACGCCGTGCTGCTCGTGCGCAACCTGCACATCGTCGACTGTAACCAGGCCGCCCTGCACATGGTGGGCGCCAGCACCAAGGAGCAGCTGCTGCGCCAACCCGTGACGTACCTGGTGCCCGAACTTCAGCCCGACGGCCAGCTGTCGGCCGACGTGCTGGAGCGCCACCACCAGACGCTGCGCCGCCAGGGAATAAGCCGTTTTGAGTGGTACCGCTACAGCCTGCAGGGGGAGGGCATGTGGCTGGAAACCACCCTCACCAATATCAACGTGAGCGGCGAACAGCTGATGCAGGTAGTCTGGCGCAACATCACGGAGCAGCGGGCGGCACGTGAGCAGCTGCGGGCCGAAAAGGAATACACCAAAAGCCTGCTCGACAACAGCCTGGACGCCGTGGTGGCCCTGGACTGCGAAGGCACCATCACGGCCTGGAACCGCGAAGCCGAGCGCTACTCCGGCCAGGCAGAGGCCCAGGTGCTGGGCTGCAACCTCTTCGTTTTGTTCCCGCAGTTTGGCGAAAGGGGGCGCGCTATGCTGCGGCAGGTGCTGGAAACCGGGGAGCGGGCGATGCAGGCCAACCTTCCGTACGCCCACCGCCCCGGCCACTACGATGCCTACATGGTGCCGCTGCGCGGGCCGGAGCACAGCACCATAACGGGGCTGCTGCTGGTAATCCGCGACATCACTGAGCGCAACCGCCTGCAGGAAGAAACCACGCGCCTGCAGCTCACCCGCCAGCAGGAGGTACTGTCGGCGATTCTGGCCACCCAGGAAGCCGAGCGCAAGCGCATTGCCGAGGCCCTGCACAACGGCGTGGGGCAGCTGCTCTACGCCACCAAGCTGCACCTGCTGCGCTCCACCGATGCCACCCGCGACAAAAGCCTGACCCTGCTCGAAGACGCCATCCGGATGACGCGCACCATCTCCTTCGAGCTGACGCCCGGGATTCTGGAAGACTTTGGGCTGGCCTATGCCCTGGGCGAGCTGGTGCGGCGCATCCCGGAGGCCAGTCTCAAGGCCTCGCTGCACGTTTCGGGGCTGGAGGTGCCGCTGCCCAAGCTGCTGGAAGTGGCCGTGTACCGCATGGTGCAGGAGCTGTTCAACAACATCATCCGGCACGCCGGCGCCCAGGAGGCCTTCATCCATGTGGTGCGCGAAGGCGACCAGCTGTCCATTTCGGTGGAAGACAACGGCCACGGCTTCAACCCCGAACCCCGGCCCGACGCGCTGCCCGGAATCGGGCTGCCCGGCATCCGGAGCCGGGTGGGGCTGCTCGGTGGCACCCTCCACATTGCCTCCCGCCCCGGCCAGGGCACCATCATCACCATCGAGCTGCCCGTGCGGTAG